GAGCCGCCTGCTCGACCTGATCGCGGAAGAGGACGTTGACGAGGTGGTCTTCGCCTACAGCGACGTGAGCCACGAGTACGTCATGCATCACGCCCAGGCGGTCATAGCCGCGGGGGCGGACTTCACCCTTCTTGGCGCGGAACCGACGATGATCCCCTCCACCAAGCCTGTCATCTCCGTGTGCGCCGTCCGTACCGGCGTGGGCAAGAGCGGCATCAGCCGTCACCTCTTCAAGCTGCTCCGTGAACGCGGCCTCAAGGCCGTGGATATCCGACATCCCATGCCATACCGCGACCTCACCGCCATGGCGGTGGAGCGCTACGCCTCACTCGAGGACCTCGACCGGCTCGGCTGCACCATCGAGGAGCGCGAGGAGTACGAACCGCTCATCGAGGAAGGCGCCGTGGTGATGGCGGGCGTCGACTATGAGCGCATCCTGCGTGAGGCCGAGAAAGAGGCGGATGTGATCGTCTGGGATGGAGGGAACAACGACCTCCCCTTCTACCGCTCAGACCTTGAGATCGTCGCGCTCGACCCTCACCGGGCCGGCCACGAGCGCCTATATCATCCCGGGGAGGCCAACTTCCTGCGCGCCACGGTGCTCGTGATCAACAAGGTCGACAGCGCCGATCCCGACGACGTGGCCGCCGTGCGGGCCGCCGCGCTCGAACACAACCCCACAGCGATAGTGATAGAGACCGACTCGGTGATCGACGTGGACACCTCCGCGCTCGAAGGCAAGCGCGTGCTCGTGATCGAGGACGGCCCCACCGTGACCCACGGCGGCATGCCCTACGGTGCCGGCGCGGTAGCCGCCAGGCGCTCCGGCGCGGCCGAGCTCGTGGACCCGCGTCCGTTCGCCGTGCGCAGCATCAAGGCCACGCTCGACAAGTTCCCGCACCTCACCGAGGTGCTTCCCGCCATGGGCTACTCCGAAGACCAGCTCGCCGATCTCGAGGCAACGGTACAGGCCTGCGATGCCGACGTCGTGCTTGTGGCCACCCCTGTCGACCTCTCCCGCCTGCTGGACCTGGGCAAGCCCTCCGTCCGGGCCCGGTACAGCATCGCCGAGCGGGGCACGAGCCTCCCCCTTTCGCATGTCATCGAGATGTTCTGCACGAAATTCAGCCTCAAGACGAAGCCGATGGTGCGCTGACACACGCGTTGCGGCGTCGACTCCACGAACGGCCGGCACATGTCGGCCGTTCGTGTGCTGTCAGGGCGCTGTCACGTCCTCGAGCCATGCGAGCATCGTCGGCGTCAGAGAAGATGTGCCGAAGAAGACCCTGATGAGGTCCGAGTGGTGACCCTTCGGGTCGGCTGCGAAGACAGCATGGTCCCCCTCGGCCCCATTGGCGCGTAACACGAACGACGCCGCCACCTCCACGGGCACGAGCGGATCACGAGAGCCGTGAAGCGCAAGCACGGGGATCATGGGGCCACCGTGCACGAACCGGGCGGGGTCGGCGCACTCCCACCCGTCATCCCCGCCCATGAGATCCCGCACCAGAGGGCACGCCGATCGATCCGGACACAGCACCTCCAGGTCGAGGACACCGCTGACGGCAAGGACACCCGACAGCGGCAGGTCGCCGAGCCCCCGGCTTCGCCGGGTCTCCACGTCGAAGGCCGCCAGCGCGGCAAGATGCGCTCCCGCCGACTGGCCGGCGAGCACCACGGCTGCCGGCGGGCGGCCCGTATCCTTGAGATGACGCACCGCCTCAGCCATCCCGTCCACCGCGTCGTGCAGCTGTGCGGGGAACACCGAGCCAGGGAGGAGGCGGTACCCGCCGAGCGCGGTGACATAGCCGTTACGCGCGAGGAACCTGCCCACGGCCCTGAAGTCGCCCGGGGAGCCATGCCGCCAGCTTCCACCGTGCAAGAAGTAGACGAGCGGCGCACCGGGGCGAACGTTCCGAGGGCACACGAGCAGGACATGCTGCTCCGCCGAAGGGCCGAACGACAGCGTCTCCTCCGTGAAGGCGGAAGCCGCCCCGGAGCCGCGAGCCCTGAGCTCCGCGTACAGCAGCGGGAGCGAGAGCCGTTCCGCGATCTCCCACGCCCGGGAAGCCACCCTGCCTACGCCTCCCCCCAGAACACCACCGCAAGCATGCCCGGTCCGGTATGCGCGCCGATCACGGGGCCTGTCTGCATGGTCATGACGTCGGCGACATCAACGCGTTCCGCGATCAGGGCTTTCAGCCGGTCGGCGTCGTCGGGGACGTCGGCGTGCGCCACCGCGATCGTCTGCGATGACGGGTCGACCGCCCGCTCGGCAACCAGGTCGGCGAGCGCGCGCATCGACTTCGCTCGGCCACGGATCGACCGCTTGAGCTCGAGGCGCCCATCGCTCGTCACGTGCAGAAGCGGCTTCACGTCGAGCAGCGTGCCGGCGGCGGCAACGGCCCCGTTGAGCCGTCCCCCACGCCTCAGAGTCTCAAGGTCGTCCACGATGAACCAGCCGTTGAGGCGGGGACGCTGCGCGGCGATCCACGACTCGAGAGCATCGAAGTCCATACCATCGCGCCAGCGCCTGGCGGCCTCGTAGACGAGAAGGCCCTCCGCCACCGCGGCCGCCTTGGTGTCCACCAGCCTGATGTCCGCATCGGGATACTGTTCCAGGACCTCCCTGCGCGCCACCCAGGCGGTGTCGAAGGTGCCCGACAACGCCGAGGAGAAGCCGATGTACATGATGGGCTCTCCGGCGGACGCGTACCGGGTGAACACGTCGATGAACGTCTGACGAGGGACCTGGATCGTGGTGGGATGCTCGCCCTCCCGCATCGCGGTGTAGAACTCGCGGTGCGACTGGGTGCGGCCGAAGTCATCCCGGAGCTCGACGCCTCCGAACGTATACGGAAAGTGCAGGACCTCGACGCCGAGCTCCTCGGCGAGTCCGGCCGGCAGATCCGAGCAGGTGTCGATGAGTAGCACGGCGTGCTCCCTACAGCGTATTGGCGCGGTCCACCCCCGGGACCGCGTGCGGTACATGCATGGCTCAGCCCGACTTGTGCATCGGGCCATTCGTATAG
The sequence above is drawn from the Anaerosoma tenue genome and encodes:
- a CDS encoding cyclic 2,3-diphosphoglycerate synthase; this translates as MSERRIVIMGAAGRDFHDFLVRYRDDETVRVVAFTATQIPGIDSRTFPADLAGPRYPDGIGIVPESRLLDLIAEEDVDEVVFAYSDVSHEYVMHHAQAVIAAGADFTLLGAEPTMIPSTKPVISVCAVRTGVGKSGISRHLFKLLRERGLKAVDIRHPMPYRDLTAMAVERYASLEDLDRLGCTIEEREEYEPLIEEGAVVMAGVDYERILREAEKEADVIVWDGGNNDLPFYRSDLEIVALDPHRAGHERLYHPGEANFLRATVLVINKVDSADPDDVAAVRAAALEHNPTAIVIETDSVIDVDTSALEGKRVLVIEDGPTVTHGGMPYGAGAVAARRSGAAELVDPRPFAVRSIKATLDKFPHLTEVLPAMGYSEDQLADLEATVQACDADVVLVATPVDLSRLLDLGKPSVRARYSIAERGTSLPLSHVIEMFCTKFSLKTKPMVR
- a CDS encoding alpha/beta hydrolase — its product is MASRAWEIAERLSLPLLYAELRARGSGAASAFTEETLSFGPSAEQHVLLVCPRNVRPGAPLVYFLHGGSWRHGSPGDFRAVGRFLARNGYVTALGGYRLLPGSVFPAQLHDAVDGMAEAVRHLKDTGRPPAAVVLAGQSAGAHLAALAAFDVETRRSRGLGDLPLSGVLAVSGVLDLEVLCPDRSACPLVRDLMGGDDGWECADPARFVHGGPMIPVLALHGSRDPLVPVEVAASFVLRANGAEGDHAVFAADPKGHHSDLIRVFFGTSSLTPTMLAWLEDVTAP
- a CDS encoding DegV family protein gives rise to the protein MLLIDTCSDLPAGLAEELGVEVLHFPYTFGGVELRDDFGRTQSHREFYTAMREGEHPTTIQVPRQTFIDVFTRYASAGEPIMYIGFSSALSGTFDTAWVARREVLEQYPDADIRLVDTKAAAVAEGLLVYEAARRWRDGMDFDALESWIAAQRPRLNGWFIVDDLETLRRGGRLNGAVAAAGTLLDVKPLLHVTSDGRLELKRSIRGRAKSMRALADLVAERAVDPSSQTIAVAHADVPDDADRLKALIAERVDVADVMTMQTGPVIGAHTGPGMLAVVFWGEA